One Clupea harengus chromosome 11, Ch_v2.0.2, whole genome shotgun sequence DNA window includes the following coding sequences:
- the LOC122133291 gene encoding IgGFc-binding protein-like, producing ASTCQLPCVEGCQCDKGFVLSVDKCVPETSCGCTHKGRYYPPGKTFWTDNTCSKKCTCNSGNLQCTDTKCKSSEVCSLRNGVRDCYPLSYATCWGSGDPHYRSFDGKRFDFQGTCTYYLSKLVNTEDPTLKPFEVQVQNENRGRNKAVAYTKTVLIKVYGHTIVLSSDNPGRVLLNVFVNLPITLEEGRLSIFRRGRTGVVKTEFGLEVQYDWRSYVSVTLPSTYSGVVGGLCGNLNGNGHDDMLTPNNTNAKNPTKFGISWKVKDDPRCKDTCEGQKCPVCDINAEANKDFRTACSILKNKAGPFKDCHSKVNPEQYYNDCVYDMCMYNGHSSALCNALSTYTTVCQEAKARIYVWRTKTFCPLACRANSHYEVCMSGCSEMCRGAEEPESCESAPCREGCECDDNFAQSDGQCVAEDQCGCEHKGRYYQQGHVFFLGDQCTGRCVCGNDGRVQCQSNFSCGPHEVCRIQDGTKACFPTARAACSVSGRGHYSSFDNRRFSVPGNCVYKMAEVVKDQDGKRVPFSVVVHQDSAPNHPTVTRSVQIQVNDYNIIMLPGRIWEVTLDGIRVNLPLQLDDGKVRAYQNGLFIILLTDFGLEVTYDTVSMVRVEMPSSYKGVLLGLCGNYNDNPADDFALPNGTKALSAEDFAKGWVVAQEGVKCQTGCGSQCPTPPPGIPEESKKLCEILKDIKGPFSKCHTTVPPQEYFNKCEKDLSDQGGSKDVLCQHLQNYVAVCQESGASVDSWRNETFCPMKCPKDSQYELCADTCSTTCASLTTPQKCSHCQEGCECVDGFAFDAGTCKPFGKCGCVADGRYYKSGEAVVREDCTENCTCVDGVFSCEQTQCTAEQVCDIRGGVRNCYQLDPCEAKKCREKERCVTNGTNVQCVAESKATCWVMGDPHYRSFDGKLFSFQGSCIYTLVQTTGLDSTLTPFSIVTETEMENLHRGSYVKTATISIEGVKIVVVYQDPGTVVVDGSTFKLPLTLKSGKIRITQKSYQGFINTDFGVDIVFDWGEVLQVTVPSSYHNNLEGMCGTYNGDQADDFSMPDSTPLTNLTKWAEAWSLPESNRTCWHSCQGECPVCTAEDEALYRQKDYCGEIGEKNGAFSACHAKVLPGKLLNDCLYNMCIHDGDNRMLCRVMNNYAKICQMNGAEISKQWLQTLDC from the exons GCATCCACCTGCCAGCTGCCCTGTGTAGAGGGCTGCCAGTGCGACAAGGGTTTCGTGCTCAGTGTTGACAAGTGTGTGCCAGAGACCTCGTGTGGCTGCACCCACAAAGGGCGCTATTACCCACCAGGGAAGACTTTTTGGACAGACAACACATGCTCTAAAAAATGCACATGCAATTCTGGAAACCTTCAGTGCACTGACACCAAGTGCAAGAGTTCTGAAGTGTGTTCTTTGAGGAATGGCGTGAGAGACTGCTACCCACTCTCCTACGCCACCTGCTGGGGCTCCGGTGACCCACACTACCGCTCGTTTGATGGTAAGAGATTTGACTTCCAGGGAACGTGCACATACTACCTGTCCAAACTAGTCAACACTGAAGATCCAACTTTGAAACCTTTTGAGGTGCAAGTCCAGAACGAGAACCGAGGCCGAAACAAGGCAGTGGCCTACACCAAGACAGTCTTGATCAAAGTGTATGGACACACCATTGTGTTGAGTAGTGATAACCCGGGAAGAGTACTG CTTAACGTTTTTGTAAACTTGCCAATTACACTGGAAGAGGGACGACTGTCAATTTTCAGAAGAGGCCGGACTGGAGTGGTTAAAACCGAGTTTGGCTTGGAAGTGCAGTATGACTGGAGAAGCTATGTGTCAGTTACTCTCCCAAGCACCTACAGTGGAGTGGTGGGTGGCCTGTGTGGAAACCTCAATGGCAATGGTCACGACGACATGCTTACACCCAACAACACCAATGCCAAAAACCCAACCAAGTTTGGTATAAGCTGGAAAGTGAAGGATGACCCTCGGTGCAAAGACACATGCGAAGGCCAGAAGTGCCCTGTGTGTGACATCAACGCAGAGGCGAACAAGGATTTCCGAACAGCCTGTAGCATCCTCAAGAACAAGGCTGGTCCCTTCAAGGACTGTCACAGCAAAGTGAATCCAGAGCAGTACTATAATGACTGTGTTTATGACATGTGCATGTATAATGGCCACTCTTCTGCTCTCTGCAATGCCCTCAGCACATACACCACGGTGTGCCAGGAGGCCAAAGCCAGGATCTACGTTTGGAGAACAAAGACATTCTGTC CGCTGGCCTGCCGGGCAAACAGCCACTATGAGGTGTGCATGTCTGGCTGTTCTGAGATGTGTCGCGGAGCCGAGGAGCCAGAGAGCTGCGAGAGCGCCCCCTGCAGGGAGGGCTGCGAGTGCGACGACAACTTTGCGCAGAGCGACGGACAGTGTGTGGCAGAGGATCAGTGTGGCTGTGAGCACAAAGGGCGCTACTACCAGCAAGGACATGTATTTTTCCTCGGTGACCAGTGCACAggccgttgtgtgtgtgggaacgaCGGCAGGGTACAATGCCAAAGCAACTTCTCTTGCGGGCCCCATGAAGTGTGCCGCATCCAGGACGGGACCAAGGCGTGCTTCCCCACTGCCAGAGCAGCTTGTTCTGTGTCAGGGAGGGGACACTACAGCTCATTTGATAACAGGAGGTTTAGTGTTCCTGGGAACTGCgtgtacaaaatggcagagGTCGTCAAGGACCAAGATGGTAAGAGGGTTCCCTTCAGTGTGGTAGTCCATCAGGACTCAGCACCCAATCATCCGACGGTTACCCGCAGTGTCCAAATACAAGTCAATGACTACAACATCATCATGCTTCCTGGAAGAATCTGGGAAGTAACG ctgGATGGTATCAGAGTGAATCTCCCTCTCCAACTGGACGACGGGAAGGTGCGAGCTTATCAGAATGGCCTCTTCATCATTCTGCTGACTGACTTTGGTTTGGAGGTGACCTATGACACCGTGTCCATGGTCAGAGTAGAAATGCCATCCTCTTACAAAGGCGTACTGTTGGGCCTCTGTGGCAACTACAACGACAACCCAGCTGATGATTTCGCCCTACCCAATGGTACCAAGGCCCTTTCAGCAGAAGACTTCGCCAAGGGCTGGGTAGTGGCTCAGGAGGGTGTGAAATGTCAGACAGGTTGTGGTTCTCAGTGTCCCACTCCCCCGCCAGGCATACCGGAGGAGTCCAAAAAGTTGTGTGAAATCTTGAAAGACATTAAGGGTCCATTTTCGAAGTGCCATACAACTGTTCCCCCACAAGAGTACTTCAATAAATGCGAAAAAGACCTTTCAGACCAGGGGGGGAGTAAAGATGTCCTCTGTCAACACTTGCAAAACTACGTTGCTGTCTGCCAGGAATCTGGGGCTTCGGTTGACAGCTGGCGAAATGAAACATTCTGTC ctaTGAAGTGCCCAAAGGACAGTCAGTATGAGCTCTGTGCTGACACCTGTTCCACTACCTGTGCCAGTCTAACTACACCTCAGAAGTGCTCACACTGCCAGGAGGGATGTGAGTGCGTGGAtggatttgcatttgatgcagggACGTGTAAGCCATTTGGGAAATGTGGATGTGTGGCTGATGGACGATATtataag TCTGGGGAGGCGGTGGTGAGGGAAGACTGCACGGAGAACTGCACCTGTGTAGATGGTGTGTTTTCATGCGAGCAAACACAGTGCACAGCAGAACAGGTCTGTGATATCAGGGGAGGAGTAAGGAACTGCTATCAACTGG ACCCTTGTGAGGCAAAGAAGTGCCGTGAAAAGGAGAGGTGCGTCACGAATGGCACCAATGTCCAGTGTGTGGCAGAGTCCAAGGCTACCTGCTGGGTCATGGGGGATCCACACTACCGGAGCTTCGATGGAAAGCTTTTCTCTTTCCAGGGCTCGTGCATATACACCCTGGTTCAGACGACAGGTCTTGACAGCACCCTGACGCCTTTCAGCATTGTGACTGAAACCGAGATGGAAAATCTGCACAGAGGCTCCTACGTAAAGACCGCAACCATTAGCATTGAAGGTGTCAAGATCGTTGTTGTCTATCAGGATCCTGGCACAGTGGTG GTTGATGGCTCCACTTTTAAGCTCCCTCTTACTCTCAAGTCTGGGAAAATCAGAATTACCCAGAAGTCCTACCAGGGTTTCATCAACACAGACTTCGGAGTGGATATTGTCTTCGACTGGGGGGAGGTCTTACAGGTCACTGTGCCTAGCAGCTACCACAACAATCTTGAGGGCATGTGTGGAACCTACAACGGTGACCAGGCAGATGATTTCTCCATGCCCGATAGCACCCCCCTCACCAACCTTACCAAGTGGGCAGAAGCCTGGAGCCTCCCTGAGTCCAACAGAACCTGCTGGCACTCCTGCCAAGGTGAATGCCCAGTCTGTACAGCAGAGGACGAGGCACTCTATAGACAGAAGGATTACTGTGGCGAGATCGGAGAGAAGAACGGTGCGTTCTCCGCCTGTCATGCCAAGGTCCTGCCAGGGAAGCTGCTAAATGACTGCCTTTACAACATGTGCATCCACGACGGTGACAACAGGATGCTCTGCAGGGTCATGAACAATTATGCCAAAATCTGCCAGATGAACGGTGCTGAGATTTCTAAACAGTGGCTGCAGACACTCGACTGCT AA
- the LOC122133264 gene encoding IgGFc-binding protein-like, translating into MVRVEMPSSYKGVLLGLCGNYNDNPADDFALPNGTEALSAEDFAKGWVVAQEGVKCQTGCGSQCPTPPPDKQEESKKLCEILKDIKGPFSKCHTTVPPQEYFNKCEKDLSDQGGSKDVLCQHLQNYVAVCQESGASVDSWRNETFCPMKCPKDSQYELCADTCSTTCASLTTPQKCSHCQEGCECVDGFAFDAGTCKPFGKCGCVADGQYYKSGEAVVREDCTEKCTCVDGVFSCEQTQCTAEQVCDIRGGVRNCYQLDPCEAKKCREKERCVTNGTNVQCVAESKATCWVMGDPHYRSFDGKLFSFQGKCIYTLAQTTGLDDTLTPFSIVTETEMENLHRGSYVKTVTISIEGVKIVVVYQDPGTVVVNGSIVKLPLTLKSGKIRITQKSYQGFINTDFGVDIVFDWGEVLQVTVPSSYHNNLEGMCGTYNGDQADDFSMPDSTPLTNLTKWAEAWSLPESNSTCWHSCQGQCPVCTAEDEALYKETDYCGEIEEKNGAFSTCHAKVLPGKLLDDCLYNMCIHDGDKGMLCRVMTNYAKICQMNGAEISKQWLKKLGC; encoded by the exons ATGGTCAGAGTGGAAATGCCATCCTCTTACAAAGGCGTACTGTTGGGCCTCTGTGGCAACTACAACGACAACCCAGCTGATGATTTTGCCCTACCCAATGGTACCGAGGCCCTTTCAGCTGAAGACTTCGCCAAGGGCTGGGTAGTGGCTCAGGAGGGTGTGAAATGTCAGACAGGTTGTGGTTCTCAGTGTCCCACTCCCCCGCCAGACAAGCAGGAGGAGTCCAAAAAGTTGTGCGAAATCTTGAAAGACATTAAGGGTCCATTTTCGAAGTGCCATACAACTGTTCCCCCACAAGAATACTTCAATAAATGCGAAAAAGACCTTTCAGACCAGGGGGGGAGTAAAGATGTCCTCTGTCAACACTTGCAAAACTACGTTGCTGTCTGCCAGGAATCTGGGGCTTCGGTTGACAGCTGGCGAAATGAAACATTCTGTC CTATGAAGTGCCCAAAGGACAGTCAGTATGAGCTCTGTGCTGACACCTGTTCCACTACCTGTGCCAGTCTAACTACACCTCAGAAGTGCTCACACTGCCAGGAGGGATGTGAGTGCGTGGATGGATTTGCATTTGACGCAGGGACGTGTAAGCCATTTGGGAAATGTGGATGTGTGGCTGATGGACAATATtataag TCTGGGGAGGCGGTGGTGAGGGAAGACTGCACAGAGAAGTGCACCTGTGTAGATGGTGTGTTTTCATGCGAGCAAACACAGTGCACAGCAGAACAGGTCTGTGATATCAGGGGAGGAGTAAGGAACTGCTATCAACTGG ACCCTTGTGAGGCAAAGAAGTGTCGTGAAAAGGAGAGGTGCGTCACAAATGGCACCAATGTCCAGTGTGTGGCAGAGTCCAAGGCTACTTGCTGGGTCATGGGGGATCCGCACTACCGGAGCTTCGATGGAAAGCTTTTCTCTTTCCAGGGCAAGTGCATATACACCCTGGCTCAAACGACAGGTCTGGACGACACTCTGACTCCTTTCAGCATTGTGACTGAAACCGAGATGGAAAATCTGCACAGAGGCTCCTACGTAAAGACCGTAACCATCAGCATTGAAGGTGTCAAGATCGTTGTTGTCTATCAGGATCCTGGCACAGTGGTG GTTAATGGCTCCATTGTTAAGCTCCCTCTTACTCTCAAGTCTGGGAAAATCAGAATTACCCAGAAGTCCTACCAGGGTTTCATCAACACAGACTTCGGAGTGGATATTGTCTTCGACTGGGGGGAGGTCTTACAGGTCACTGTGCCTAGCAGCTACCACAACAATCTTGAGGGCATGTGTGGAACCTACAACGGTGACCAAGCAGATGATTTCTCCATGCCCGATAGCACCCCCCTCACCAACCTTACCAAGTGGGCAGAAGCCTGGAGCCTCCCTGAGTCCAACAGCACCTGCTGGCACTCCTGCCAAGGTCAATGCCCAGTCTGTACAGCAGAGGACGAGGCGCTCTATAAAGAAACGGATTACTGTGGCGAGATCGAAGAGAAAAACGGTGCATTTTCTACCTGTCATGCCAAGGTCCTGCCAGGGAAGCTGCTAGATGACTGCCTTTACAACATGTGCATCCACGACGGAGACAAGGGGATGCTCTGCAGGGTCATGACCAATTATGCCAAAATCTGCCAGATGAATGGTGCAGAGATTTCTAAACAGTGGCTGAAGAAACTCGGCTGCT AA
- the LOC105891764 gene encoding IgGFc-binding protein, with protein MSVLVNVEVTHNYIVQNVSRIIFCAVFSHGYQTSIILFSAMDPKPLLFFLAAAVASVSGCPVGREFMTTFLTNYKTGSSGKLQLAITAHENPATVTVTVRSLSFSQSVNVPKGNTRWIDLPAQTELSGPGLSHKSVRISSNSDITVVTSNIKSFTGDSSVILPTSNLGREYVVFTPIPSILSALVAIVNGDGDNVVEILPFADMSVKGIEHWKRGKKITLKLKPNEVYQFMSGSTFTGTRILSTQPLAVLVGNQCARITGSCEHVYEQLIPTTSFSNHYLIPGMQTTHNNQRDLAYVVAADDDTAVTISNQLPEKRITLHAGGSKKIPIVKGESVIVSSNKRVMVMYFGSNLPYDEFLTTILPTSEMSNKWTLYLQKSYINTAVIVSEVEDLKTISGVTGWKPFGSDGRYAWATKSLGKGKGPVTISEKALMAVYVFGGKHRHGYGTTGVCSTGVVPTSPPDPCDGITCREKEECKRGVCVPISRATCSALGDPHYTTFDGKRYDFQGTCTYTMAEVLKKEAGLIPFTVQAKNNHRGNKWVSLVRKVTVTVYNHTVAIRKKRGAVEVDGEIMFLPVSLVGGKLQVVHRGRYAVLKTDFGLKVLYDWSMMLYITAPSSYFDTVGGLCGNYNGDRGDEWTSRSGGRLSSSLESAKSWKVPDGDLFCNDNCRNNCPSCSPAQRGKFSGNKYCGLMTDSNSVFANCTGKVDPNMFFDNCVYDICINKGIRRFLCDNIENYVAACMAEDIKIDRWRTLANCPIDCPANSHFEACGAACASSCAEKDAASTCKLPCVEGCQCDKGFVLSVDKCVPETSCGCTHEGRYYPPGKTFWTDNTCSKKCTCNSGNLQCTDTKCKSSEVCSLRNGVRDCYPLSYATCWGSGDPHYRSFDGKRFDFQGTCTYYLSKLVNTEDPTLKPFEVQVQNENRGRNKAVAYTKTVLIKVYGHTIVLSSDNPGRVLLNVFVNLPMTLEEGRLSIFRRGRTGVVKTEFGLEVQYDWRSYVSVTLPSTYSGVVGGLCGNLNGNGHDDMLTPNNTNAKNPTKFGISWKVKDDPRCKDTCEGQKCPECDINAEANKDFRTACSILKNKAGPFKDCHSKVNPEQYYNDCVYDMCMYNGHSSALCNVLSTYTTVCQEAKARIYVWRTKTFCPLACRANSHYEVCMSGCSEMCRGAEEPESCESAPCREGCECDDNFVQSDGQCVAEDQCGCEHKGRYYQQGQVFFLGDQCTGRCVCGNDGRVQCQNNFSCGPHEVCRIQDGTKACFPTARAACSVSGRGHYSSFDNRRFSVPGNCVYKMAEVVKDQDGKRVPFSVVVHQDSAPNHPTVTRSVQIQVNDYNILMLPGKIWEVTVIAHTVAV; from the exons ATGTCTGTACTAGTGAATGTAGAGGTCACGCACAATTATATAGTTCAAAATGTTTCAAGGATCATATTTTGTGCTGTTTTCAGCCATGGATACCAAACCTCTATTATTCTGTTTTCAGCCATGGATCCCAAACCACTTTTATTCTTCTTGGCTGCAGCAGTAGCCTCAG TGAGTGGGTGTCCTGTTGGTCGAGAATTTATGACTACCTTCTTGACAAACTATAAAACTGGCAGTTCTGGAAAACTTCAGCTTGCTATTACGGCCCATGAAAACCCAGCCacagtgactgtgactgtgaggaGTCTTTCTTTCAGCCAGAGTGTGAATGTGCCCAAAGGGAACACAAGATGGATTGATTTACCAGCCCAGACTGAACTGTCAGGTCCAGGGTTATCTCACAAATCTGTCCGGATTTCCTCCAACAGTGACATCACTGTGGTGACATCAAATATCAAATCTTTCACTGGAGATAGTAGTGTGATCCTCCCAACATCCAACCTGGGCAGGGAGTATGTAGTGTTCACACCAATTCCAAGTATCCTATCTGCTCTTGTTGCTATCGTAAATGGTGACGGAGATAACGTGGTGGAAATCCTGCCTTTTGCCGACATGTCTGTCAAAGGCATAGAGCACTGGAAGCGAGGGAAAAAAATTACCCTCAAGCTAAAGCCTAATGAAGTCTACCAATTTATGAGTGGTAGCACGTTCACTGGCACCAGGATCCTGTCTACACAACCTCTGGCTGTTCTGGTGGGAAACCAGTGTGCTCGGATCACGGGATCCTGTGAACACGTATATGAACAGCTAATCCCAACAACAAGTTTTTCAAATCACTATTTGATTCCGGGTATGCAAACAACCCATAACAACCAAAGAGACCTCGCATATGTGGTTGCAGCTGATGATGATACAGCTGTTACCATTTCAAATCAGCTACCAGAGAAAAGAATCACACTTCATGCAGGGGGAAGCAAGAAAATCCCCATAGTAAAAGGTGAATCTGTCATTGTAAGCAGCAACAAGAGGGTGATGGTGATGTACTTTGGAAGCAACCTTCCATACGACGAGTTTCTCACTACCATTCTCCCGACGTCTGAGATGTCAAATAAGTGGACGTTGTACTTACAAAAAAGTTATATCAACACGGCTGTCATCGTCTCTGAAGTGGAGGACTTAAAAACAATCAGCGGAGTGACAGGCTGGAAGCCTTTCGGCTCTGATGGGCGGTATGCGTGGGCCACAAAGTCACTTGGTAAAGGCAAAGGTCCTGTCACCATCTCTGAAAAGGCCCTCATGGCAGTTTATGTCTTTGGTGGCAAACATAGGCACGGTTATGGTACAACCGGGGTGTGTTCCACAG GAGTTGTACCAACTTCACCACCTGACCCTTGTGATGGTATCACGTGCCGGGAGAAGGAGGAATGCAAAAGAGGTGTTTGTGTTCCCATATCAAGGGCAACCTGCTCGGCTCTGGGGGATCCCCATTACACAACCTTTGACGGGAAACGCTATGACTTCCAGGGCACCTGCACCTACACCATGGCAGAGGTTTTGAAGAAAGAAGCAGGCCTCATACCCTTCACAGTCCAGGCCAAGAATAACCACAGAGGGAACAAATGGGTGTCTCTTGTGAGGAAGGTCACAGTGACTGTGTACAATCACACAGTGGCcatcagaaaaaaaaggggCGCGGTGGAG GTGGATGGCGAAATTATGTTCCTGCCTGTGAGTCTTGTGGGGGGAAAGCTTCAGGTGGTCCACAGAGGAAGGTATGCCGTTCTGAAAACAGATTTTGGCCTGAAAGTCTTATATGACTGGAGTATGATGCTGTACATTACAGCACCAAGCAGCTACTTCGACACAGTCGGCGGACTTTGCGGGAATTACAACGGTGACCGTGGCGATGAATGGACCAGTCGGTCTGGAGGTCGACTCTCTTCATCCCTCGAGTCTGCAAAGAGCTGGAAAGTACCTGACGGTGACTTGTTCTGTAATGATAACTGTCGTAATAATTGCCCCAGTTGCTCTCCGGCCCAGCGAGGCAAATTTAGTGGGAATAAGTACTGTGGCCTCATGACTGACTCCAATAGTGTATTTGCCAACTGCACGGGCAAAGTTGACCCCAACATGTTCTTCGACAATTGCGTGTATGACATATGCATCAATAAAGGCATCAGAAGGTTCCTGTGTGACAACATTGAAAATTACGTGGCTGCATGCATGGCCGAGGACATCAAGATCGATCGCTGGAGGACTCTTGCTAACTGTC CCATAGATTGTCCTGCAAACAGCCACTTTGAAGCATGTGGCGCAGCCTGTGCATCGTCTTGTGCTGAGAAAGATGCCGCATCCACCTGCAAACTGCCCTGTGTAGAGGGCTGCCAGTGCGACAAGGGTTTCGTGCTCAGTGTTGACAAGTGTGTGCCAGAGACCTCGTGTGGCTGCACCCACGAAGGGCGCTATTACCCACCAGGGAAGACTTTTTGGACAGACAACACATGCTCTAAAAAATGCACATGCAATTCTGGAAACCTTCAGTGCACTGACACCAAGTGCAAGAGTTCTGAAGTGTGTTCTTTGAGGAATGGCGTGAGAGACTGCTACCCACTCTCCTACGCCACCTGCTGGGGCTCCGGTGACCCACACTACCGCTCGTTTGATGGTAAGAGATTTGACTTCCAGGGAACGTGCACATACTACCTGTCCAAACTAGTCAACACTGAAGATCCAACTTTGAAACCTTTTGAGGTGCAAGTCCAGAACGAGAACCGAGGCCGAAACAAGGCGGTGGCCTACACCAAGACAGTCTTGATCAAAGTCTATGGACACACCATTGTCTTGAGTAGTGATAACCCGGGAAGAGTACTG CTTAACGTTTTTGTAAACTTGCCAATGACACTGGAAGAGGGACGACTGTCAATTTTCCGAAGAGGCCGGACTGGAGTGGTTAAAACCGAGTTTGGCTTGGAAGTGCAGTATGACTGGAGAAGCTATGTGTCTGTTACTCTCCCAAGCACCTACAGTGGAGTGGTGGGTGGCCTGTGTGGAAACCTCAATGGCAATGGTCACGACGACATGCTTACACCCAACAACACCAATGCCAAAAACCCAACCAAGTTTGGTATAAGCTGGAAAGTGAAGGATGACCCTCGGTGCAAAGACACATGCGAAGGCCAGAAGTGCCCTGAGTGTGACATCAACGCAGAGGCGAACAAGGATTTCCGAACAGCCTGTAGCATCCTCAAGAACAAGGCTGGTCCCTTCAAGGACTGTCACAGCAAAGTGAATCCGGAGCAGTACTATAATGACTGTGTTTATGACATGTGCATGTATAATGGCCACTCTTCTGCACTCTGCAATGTCCTCAGCACGTACACCACGGTGTGCCAGGAGGCCAAAGCCAGGATCTACGTTTGGAGAACAAAGACATTCTGTC CGCTGGCCTGCCGGGCAAACAGCCACTACGAGGTGTGCATGTCTGGCTGTTCTGAGATGTGTCGCGGAGCCGAGGAGCCAGAGAGCTGCGAGAGCGCCCCCTGCAGGGAGGGCTGCGAGTGCGATGACAACTTTGTGCAGAGCGATGGACAGTGTGTGGCAGAGGATCAGTGTGGCTGTGAGCACAAAGGGCGCTACTACCAGCAAGGACAAGTATTTTTCCTCGGTGACCAGTGCACAggccgttgtgtgtgtgggaacgaCGGCAGGGTACAATGCCAAAACAACTTCTCTTGCGGGCCCCATGAAGTGTGCCGCATCCAGGACGGGACCAAGGCGTGCTTCCCCACTGCCAGAGCAGCTTGTTCTGTGTCAGGGAGGGGACACTACAGCTCATTTGATAACAGGAGGTTTAGTGTTCCTGGGAACTGCgtgtacaaaatggcagagGTCGTCAAGGACCAAGATGGTAAGAGGGTTCCCTTCAGTGTGGTAGTCCATCAGGACTCAGCACCCAATCATCCGACGGTTACCCGCAGTGTCCAAATACAAGTCAATGACTACAACATCCTCATGCTTCCTGGAAAAATCTGGGAAGTCACGGTAATTGCGCATACCGTAGCTGTCTAG